From a single Cytophagales bacterium WSM2-2 genomic region:
- the ycf24 gene encoding Fe-S cluster assembly protein SufB: MTKDNQVLEELTSKEYEHGWTVNLEADESPKGLNEDIVRFISAKKQEPEWLLEWRLKAFRHWQKMTEPKWANVKYPEIKYQDIIYYSAPKQKVKPNSLDEIDPELIKTFEKLGISLTEQKRLTGIAVDAVIDSVSVATTFKDKLKELGVIFCSFSEAVREHPELIKKYLGSVVPMNDNYFAALNSAVFSDGSFCYIPKGVRCPMELSTYFRINAANTGQFERTLIIAEEGSYVSYLEGCTAPMRDENQLHAAVVELYAMKDAQIKYSTVQNWYPGDKEGKGGIYNFVTKRGLCAGDHSKISWTQVETGSAITWKYPSCILKGDYSMGEFYSVAVTNNYQQADTGTKMVHIGKNTRSRIVSKGISAGKSQNSYRGQVQIMKRATNSRNFSQCDSLLMGDKCGAHTFPYIDVENSSSKVEHEATTSKIGEDQIFYCLQRGIDEEAAVALIVNGYAKEVLNQLPMEFAVEAQKLLALTLEGSVG, encoded by the coding sequence ATGACCAAGGACAATCAGGTACTTGAAGAGTTGACCTCGAAGGAATACGAGCACGGCTGGACTGTGAACCTCGAGGCCGACGAATCTCCCAAAGGTCTTAATGAAGATATTGTCCGATTTATCTCTGCCAAAAAGCAAGAGCCTGAATGGTTGTTGGAGTGGAGATTAAAAGCGTTTCGTCATTGGCAAAAAATGACTGAGCCTAAATGGGCCAACGTAAAATATCCAGAGATCAAATACCAGGACATCATTTACTACTCTGCTCCCAAGCAGAAAGTAAAACCGAATAGTCTTGACGAAATTGACCCGGAGCTGATCAAGACTTTCGAGAAGCTGGGGATTTCCCTCACAGAACAAAAGCGGCTCACCGGTATTGCTGTCGATGCAGTAATCGATAGTGTTTCCGTTGCTACTACATTCAAAGACAAACTGAAAGAGCTTGGCGTGATCTTTTGCTCATTCAGCGAGGCTGTGCGCGAACACCCGGAACTCATCAAGAAATATCTCGGAAGCGTAGTTCCCATGAATGACAACTATTTTGCAGCACTCAATTCAGCCGTGTTTAGCGATGGTTCATTCTGCTACATTCCAAAAGGCGTACGCTGCCCTATGGAACTTTCAACGTACTTCCGCATCAATGCAGCCAACACAGGGCAATTTGAACGTACCTTGATTATAGCCGAAGAAGGCTCGTATGTGAGCTACCTTGAAGGTTGCACAGCACCAATGCGTGACGAAAACCAGTTGCACGCGGCCGTGGTGGAGCTTTATGCGATGAAAGATGCCCAGATCAAGTACAGCACTGTACAAAACTGGTACCCGGGAGACAAAGAAGGCAAGGGGGGTATCTACAACTTTGTGACGAAGCGTGGTTTGTGCGCGGGAGATCATTCCAAAATTTCATGGACGCAGGTAGAAACAGGTTCGGCAATTACCTGGAAGTATCCTTCTTGCATCTTGAAGGGTGACTACTCCATGGGCGAGTTTTATTCGGTAGCTGTCACTAATAATTACCAGCAGGCCGATACCGGAACCAAGATGGTTCACATCGGAAAAAATACACGCTCACGTATTGTTTCAAAGGGAATTTCAGCTGGTAAATCACAAAATAGTTATCGTGGCCAGGTGCAAATCATGAAGCGCGCTACGAATTCGAGAAACTTCTCACAGTGTGATTCCTTGCTGATGGGTGACAAGTGTGGGGCGCACACGTTCCCCTACATCGATGTAGAAAACAGCTCATCGAAAGTTGAACACGAAGCAACAACATCAAAAATCGGTGAAGACCAGATTTTTTATTGCCTTCAGCGAGGCATTGATGAAGAAGCTGCGGTGGCACTCATTGTGAATGGCTATGCCAAGGAAGTCCTCAACCAACTTCCAATGGAATTTGCAGTTGAGGCGCAGAAATTACTTGCACTAACTCTCGAAGGAAGTGTAGGCTGA
- the sufC gene encoding ABC transporter ATP-binding protein: MLTIKNLKAKIEDKQILNGINLQVNAGEVHAIMGPNGSGKSTLASVLAGREDYEVTEGEVQFLGKDLLELDPDVRACEGIFLAFQYPVEIPGVSTVNFMKTALNKVREHRGQPALDAVAFLQLMKEKVKLVEIDQSLISRSLNEGFSGGEKKRNEIFQMAMLEPKLAILDETDSGLDIDALRIVANGVNKLRSKNNATIVVTHYQRLLEYIVPDFVHVLYKGRIVKSGGKELALELEAKGYDWIKNEMALA, from the coding sequence ATGTTAACGATAAAGAATCTCAAAGCGAAAATAGAAGACAAGCAAATCCTGAATGGGATTAATCTTCAGGTGAACGCGGGTGAGGTACATGCGATCATGGGACCGAACGGTTCTGGCAAAAGCACGCTCGCATCAGTACTCGCCGGGCGAGAAGACTATGAAGTAACGGAAGGTGAAGTTCAGTTTTTAGGTAAAGATCTTTTAGAACTCGATCCTGATGTTCGGGCCTGCGAAGGCATTTTCCTTGCATTCCAATATCCTGTTGAAATCCCGGGTGTGAGCACTGTCAATTTCATGAAGACAGCTCTCAATAAGGTTCGCGAGCACCGCGGGCAGCCAGCCCTGGATGCTGTGGCATTTTTACAGTTGATGAAAGAAAAGGTGAAATTGGTGGAGATCGATCAATCATTGATCAGTCGCTCACTCAATGAGGGTTTTTCCGGAGGAGAAAAGAAGCGTAACGAGATTTTCCAGATGGCCATGCTTGAGCCTAAGCTCGCCATTCTTGACGAAACCGATTCAGGCCTTGACATCGATGCACTTCGCATTGTTGCCAATGGTGTTAACAAGCTGCGCTCGAAGAATAACGCAACGATTGTAGTTACTCACTACCAGCGATTGTTGGAATACATAGTCCCTGATTTCGTTCACGTTCTTTACAAAGGGAGGATTGTAAAATCAGGTGGCAAAGAACTGGCACTTGAACTCGAGGCCAAAGGTTACGATTGGATTAAGAACGAAATGGCGCTGGCATAA
- the sufD gene encoding Fe-S cluster assembly protein SufD: MSVIATDSDLIQKISKSFSSSDLLRKSALESFQKLGLPGNKSEEYRFAPVTRALEKNFNFDIKNTEAGISSIGEFLIPNLDSNLLVFINGKYSSEFSKIKSPESEVKISNLQAALNEKKAADSYFGKYLGTDSDAFVAMNSAFWQDGIFIHVPAGTKVNKPVFILHVNDASKAQSVSHTRLLVVLEQGSELTLIEKSSSIGVNPIFHTFSEEIIVKESASLDYVKIQNDEGKLHQVANSLIHQSGKSKLNTFTLTLNGALVRNNFNIAIDGENCESHFYGLYLLNENTIADNHTVVDHMKPNSFSNELYKGVMDGNSKGVFNGKIYVRPHAQKTNAFQSNRNILLTDSATINTKPQLEIWADDVKCSHGCTTGQLDEEALFYLRSRGIPLTTAKAMLLYAFAAETLEPIKNIELKNYLDGLISQRLNKF, translated from the coding sequence ATGAGTGTAATTGCGACTGATAGTGATTTAATACAAAAAATCAGCAAGTCTTTTTCATCAAGTGATTTGCTGCGCAAAAGTGCGCTCGAGTCATTTCAGAAACTTGGATTACCCGGAAACAAATCGGAGGAGTATCGCTTCGCTCCTGTTACCCGGGCACTCGAAAAGAATTTTAATTTTGATATTAAGAATACCGAGGCAGGCATTTCTTCAATCGGGGAATTTCTCATTCCCAATCTAGATTCGAATCTTTTAGTGTTCATCAATGGAAAATACTCTTCGGAGTTTTCCAAAATCAAAAGCCCTGAATCTGAAGTTAAGATATCCAACCTTCAAGCTGCCCTGAATGAAAAGAAAGCGGCCGATTCTTACTTTGGTAAGTATCTCGGCACTGACAGCGATGCATTTGTCGCGATGAATTCTGCGTTTTGGCAAGATGGTATTTTTATTCATGTCCCTGCAGGGACAAAGGTCAACAAACCTGTTTTCATACTTCATGTGAATGACGCAAGTAAAGCTCAGTCAGTTTCACATACTCGATTACTGGTGGTTTTGGAACAGGGTAGTGAGCTGACATTGATTGAGAAATCATCATCAATTGGAGTTAATCCTATATTTCACACGTTCTCCGAGGAGATTATAGTGAAAGAAAGTGCTTCCCTGGATTATGTAAAAATTCAGAATGACGAAGGCAAACTTCACCAGGTAGCGAACTCGTTGATCCATCAATCGGGTAAGAGTAAGCTCAACACATTCACGCTTACGCTGAACGGGGCCTTAGTAAGGAACAATTTCAATATTGCGATCGATGGCGAGAATTGTGAGTCGCATTTCTATGGATTGTATTTACTGAATGAAAATACTATTGCCGACAATCATACTGTAGTGGATCACATGAAGCCAAATTCATTCAGCAATGAATTGTACAAAGGTGTAATGGATGGAAATTCGAAGGGAGTGTTCAATGGAAAAATTTACGTTCGTCCCCATGCCCAAAAAACAAACGCTTTTCAGTCGAATAGAAACATCCTTTTGACTGATTCAGCAACGATCAATACCAAACCCCAGTTGGAGATCTGGGCAGACGATGTAAAATGCTCGCACGGATGTACCACCGGCCAGTTGGACGAAGAGGCATTGTTCTATTTGCGCTCCAGGGGAATACCGCTTACAACGGCCAAGGCTATGCTGCTTTATGCTTTTGCCGCAGAAACGCTTGAGCCAATTAAAAATATTGAACTGAAAAACTATCTGGATGGTTTAATCTCTCAGCGATTAAACAAATTCTAA
- the sufS gene encoding cysteine desulfurase, whose protein sequence is MNATTAIDIEKIREQFPVLHQKVNGKPLIYFDNAATNQKPRQVIEALVNYYQGYNANIHRGIHTLAEKATKAFEETRLAMQQFINAKSHEEVIFTRGVTESINLVASSYGRAFLKENDEVIISGLEHHSNIVPWQIICEEKKAKLRIIPITEIGEMDIDAYRKLLSPKTKIVAVNHASNSLGTINPVKEIIDLAHKVGAVVLIDGAQAAAHLEIDVQELDCDFYCISSHKMYGPTGTGILYGKKDLLEKMPPYMGGGEMIKQVTFAKTTYNDLPYKFEAGTPNIADVVALKEAVSFIHSMGKETIAEYENELLTYAVEKLSVIPSVKLIGTSKNKVAVQSFIIEGIHHFDIGQMLDARGIAVRTGHHCTEPLMDRFGIEGTVRASFSIYNTKQEIDELVDGLKRIVNFMKP, encoded by the coding sequence ATGAACGCCACTACGGCAATCGATATTGAAAAAATCAGGGAGCAGTTCCCTGTTCTTCACCAAAAAGTGAATGGCAAACCGTTGATTTACTTCGACAATGCTGCCACCAATCAAAAACCAAGACAAGTTATCGAGGCCCTGGTGAATTACTACCAGGGTTACAACGCTAATATTCACCGAGGCATTCATACGCTGGCTGAAAAGGCTACGAAGGCATTTGAAGAGACACGGTTAGCGATGCAGCAATTCATCAATGCCAAAAGTCACGAAGAAGTTATTTTTACACGCGGAGTGACGGAGAGTATTAATCTCGTAGCCTCTTCTTATGGCCGTGCCTTTTTGAAAGAAAATGATGAAGTGATCATCTCCGGGCTTGAGCATCACTCCAACATCGTACCCTGGCAGATCATTTGTGAAGAAAAGAAAGCAAAGCTCCGGATTATTCCGATTACGGAGATTGGAGAAATGGATATTGATGCTTATCGCAAATTGCTTAGCCCCAAAACAAAAATCGTTGCAGTCAATCATGCCTCCAATAGTCTTGGCACAATCAACCCGGTAAAGGAAATTATCGACCTGGCACATAAGGTCGGTGCTGTTGTTCTCATCGATGGTGCACAAGCAGCAGCCCACCTGGAAATTGATGTACAAGAACTTGACTGTGATTTTTACTGTATCTCCTCTCACAAAATGTACGGCCCAACAGGGACCGGTATTCTCTATGGCAAAAAGGACCTTCTCGAAAAAATGCCTCCTTACATGGGTGGCGGTGAGATGATCAAACAAGTAACCTTTGCTAAAACCACTTACAACGATCTTCCTTACAAGTTTGAAGCAGGTACACCCAATATTGCTGATGTTGTTGCTCTAAAAGAAGCGGTGAGTTTTATCCATTCAATGGGCAAAGAAACCATTGCAGAATACGAAAATGAGCTTCTCACCTACGCTGTAGAAAAATTATCGGTGATTCCTTCTGTGAAATTGATTGGTACTTCAAAAAACAAAGTTGCTGTTCAATCTTTCATAATTGAGGGTATTCATCATTTTGACATTGGTCAAATGCTTGATGCACGTGGTATAGCTGTACGTACTGGTCACCATTGCACGGAGCCGCTAATGGACAGGTTCGGCATTGAGGGAACAGTTCGCGCTTCGTTTTCGATTTACAATACGAAACAGGAAATAGACGAATTAGTTGACGGACTGAAACGAATTGTCAATTTCATGAAACCATGA
- the sufE gene encoding Fe-S metabolism protein SufE: MTIEQIQDEIINEFSLLDSDMEMTVFYIMELGQKLPVMNEADKTEENIVKGCQSKVWLTARLEDGKILFTGDSNTAITKGLVSLLIRIFSGQSPETILNTELYFMQRIGMERFIGTQRSNGFASMIRQMKIYALAFKTQLIEKS; encoded by the coding sequence ATGACCATCGAACAGATTCAAGACGAAATCATTAACGAATTTTCGCTTTTGGACAGCGACATGGAGATGACTGTTTTCTACATTATGGAATTGGGTCAAAAGCTTCCTGTCATGAACGAAGCTGACAAGACTGAGGAAAATATTGTGAAGGGATGCCAGTCAAAAGTTTGGCTTACCGCCCGGCTGGAAGATGGGAAAATTCTATTCACAGGAGATAGCAACACAGCTATTACGAAAGGACTGGTAAGTTTGCTCATCCGCATTTTCTCCGGTCAAAGCCCGGAAACTATTTTAAATACAGAATTGTATTTTATGCAGCGGATCGGGATGGAAAGGTTCATTGGTACACAACGTTCCAATGGTTTTGCATCGATGATCAGGCAAATGAAGATTTACGCTCTGGCCTTCAAGACGCAATTGATAGAAAAATCATGA
- a CDS encoding SUF system Fe-S cluster assembly protein translates to MNETVPTIEQQNQPAETSLRDKVLAALKTVYDPEIPVDIYELGLIYEINVYPVNNVFILMTLTSPSCPSAEVIPSEVEQKIKAIEGVNEVKVELTFDPPYSQDMMSEAAKLELGFM, encoded by the coding sequence ATGAACGAAACAGTTCCCACGATAGAGCAACAGAACCAACCGGCAGAAACCAGTCTGCGCGATAAGGTATTAGCTGCTCTGAAAACGGTTTACGATCCTGAAATTCCTGTCGATATTTACGAACTGGGCTTGATCTACGAAATCAATGTCTACCCTGTGAACAATGTTTTCATTTTGATGACGCTGACCTCTCCCTCCTGCCCTTCAGCTGAGGTAATTCCAAGTGAAGTAGAACAGAAAATCAAGGCAATTGAGGGCGTGAATGAAGTAAAAGTGGAGCTGACGTTTGATCCGCCTTACTCACAGGATATGATGAGTGAAGCAGCAAAGCTGGAACTAGGGTTTATGTGA
- the yqiW gene encoding hypothetical protein: MYPEQLVAPMRNDLTSAGFKELKTSGEVDQELKDQKGTNLLVINSVCGCAAGAARPGIKWALEHSSKKPGKLTTVFAGVDKEAVAKAREYTLPYPPSSPAIALFKDGELVHFVERHHIEGRNAQMIGQHLLEVFDEFC; this comes from the coding sequence ATGTATCCCGAACAATTAGTAGCCCCAATGAGAAACGACCTCACTTCAGCGGGCTTCAAAGAATTGAAAACGTCAGGTGAAGTCGATCAGGAACTGAAAGACCAAAAAGGGACGAATCTTTTGGTCATTAATTCAGTTTGCGGTTGTGCTGCAGGTGCTGCTCGCCCAGGAATTAAGTGGGCATTGGAGCACTCTTCAAAAAAGCCCGGCAAACTGACTACAGTTTTTGCTGGTGTAGACAAAGAAGCAGTTGCCAAAGCGCGTGAGTATACCTTACCTTATCCGCCTTCGTCTCCGGCAATCGCCTTGTTTAAGGATGGTGAGTTAGTTCACTTTGTAGAACGTCACCACATCGAAGGCCGCAATGCACAGATGATTGGGCAGCACTTGCTTGAGGTCTTTGACGAATTTTGCTAA
- a CDS encoding membrane protein: MSKELCYALAFSSGLLIAIQAGVNSQLRMAMQHPVLAALISFLTGSVLLAIVYIFSAKSVVPASSITSVGWWKMTGGLLGAIYIFTIIIVAPKIGAANTLCFAIAGQLVSAIILDHFGLIGFPLKEITLSRIAGVILTIVGVYLVQKK; the protein is encoded by the coding sequence ATGTCCAAAGAACTTTGTTATGCACTTGCTTTTTCATCTGGCCTGTTGATTGCTATCCAGGCTGGAGTGAACTCACAATTGAGAATGGCGATGCAGCACCCTGTGCTTGCCGCTTTGATTTCATTTTTAACCGGCAGTGTTTTACTAGCAATCGTCTACATCTTCTCAGCAAAATCAGTTGTACCGGCATCGTCAATAACATCTGTCGGTTGGTGGAAAATGACGGGAGGTTTGCTGGGTGCGATTTATATTTTCACAATTATCATTGTGGCTCCGAAAATTGGGGCAGCAAATACGCTTTGTTTTGCCATTGCCGGCCAACTCGTTTCCGCCATTATCCTTGATCATTTCGGATTAATCGGATTTCCATTGAAGGAAATTACTTTATCCAGAATTGCCGGTGTAATCTTGACAATCGTTGGGGTATACCTTGTGCAAAAGAAGTAG
- a CDS encoding Na+/H+ antiporter codes for MGDITIVILLLAIITALAEVADRVKIPYPVLLVLVGIGVSLVPGLPMISLDPDTIFLIFLPPVLYSAAWTTSWPDFKASSRAISLLAIGCVLFTTTLVAVVAHYFIPGFGWPESFVLGAIISPPDAVAASAATQGLGIPRRVTTILEGESLVNDATGLIAYRYGIAAAASGTFIFWLATVNFFYVAIIGIVIGLILGQLFKWIHMITPDNPVNDTTLTFIAPYTAYLLAEQIHVSGVLSVVSCGLFLSWNSSKIFKHQSRLSSYSVWETVIFILNGLIFILIGLQLPVVLKHIKDHSFATLLLYGSIISVATIVLRIIWVYPGAYIPRWFSKKIREREPRPDMRSVTVVAWSGMRGVVSLAAALALPLTVNNHPFPHRDLIIFLTFSVIFATLVIQGISLPKLVKWLGIKPGDDELREEQEARMKIVTRVIEHIEENYSIGVSDEVLNQIKTKYEIRVQRIRKGEATGKISEEQVNDFLRVQQEIIKVERAMLNDLHREAKISEEALRKIEYELDLEETRLILETT; via the coding sequence ATGGGAGATATTACCATTGTTATTTTATTGTTGGCCATAATTACAGCACTGGCAGAGGTAGCCGATCGGGTGAAAATTCCCTACCCGGTTCTTTTGGTCCTGGTCGGTATTGGAGTGAGCTTGGTACCAGGGCTCCCTATGATTTCACTCGATCCGGACACCATCTTTCTGATCTTCCTGCCGCCCGTTTTATATTCTGCAGCCTGGACAACTTCCTGGCCTGACTTCAAGGCTTCCAGCCGTGCGATCAGCTTGCTGGCCATTGGCTGTGTCTTGTTTACAACAACGTTGGTCGCTGTTGTAGCTCATTATTTCATTCCTGGTTTTGGGTGGCCGGAGTCATTTGTACTCGGGGCAATAATTTCTCCACCCGATGCAGTTGCTGCTAGTGCTGCCACCCAAGGACTTGGTATCCCAAGGCGTGTAACAACTATCCTGGAAGGAGAAAGCCTGGTGAATGACGCAACAGGTTTGATAGCCTACCGCTACGGAATAGCTGCAGCTGCTTCAGGAACTTTTATTTTCTGGCTGGCGACTGTCAATTTCTTTTACGTTGCGATTATAGGTATCGTTATCGGGCTGATCCTTGGGCAGCTATTCAAGTGGATTCACATGATTACACCTGATAATCCAGTCAATGATACAACACTCACATTTATCGCACCCTATACTGCTTATCTTCTGGCCGAACAGATTCACGTTTCGGGTGTCCTATCGGTGGTTTCGTGCGGATTGTTTCTTAGCTGGAATTCGTCTAAGATTTTTAAACATCAGTCCAGGCTTAGTTCATATTCGGTTTGGGAAACAGTCATTTTCATTTTGAATGGTTTGATTTTTATTCTCATAGGATTGCAGTTGCCAGTAGTATTGAAACACATCAAGGACCATTCCTTTGCAACCCTATTGCTTTATGGATCAATCATTAGTGTGGCAACTATCGTTTTGCGAATAATTTGGGTTTATCCAGGTGCTTATATACCTCGGTGGTTTAGCAAGAAAATTCGTGAACGCGAACCGCGACCGGATATGCGATCTGTTACAGTAGTCGCGTGGAGTGGAATGCGAGGAGTAGTTTCATTGGCAGCTGCACTGGCGTTGCCTCTTACAGTGAACAATCACCCATTCCCTCATCGCGACCTGATCATCTTCCTTACGTTCTCGGTGATCTTCGCAACACTGGTTATTCAGGGGATTTCTCTTCCAAAGCTGGTGAAGTGGCTTGGTATAAAACCTGGTGACGATGAATTACGGGAAGAACAGGAAGCGAGAATGAAGATTGTGACAAGGGTAATTGAGCACATCGAAGAAAATTATTCAATAGGAGTGAGCGATGAAGTATTGAACCAAATCAAGACGAAGTATGAAATCCGTGTTCAACGGATTCGCAAAGGAGAAGCAACCGGAAAAATAAGTGAAGAGCAAGTGAATGACTTTCTTCGTGTGCAACAGGAGATTATTAAAGTAGAACGGGCCATGCTGAATGACCTTCACCGCGAAGCTAAAATCAGTGAAGAAGCATTACGAAAGATTGAATATGAACTTGATCTCGAAGAAACGAGATTGATTTTGGAAACAACTTAG
- the ygcM gene encoding 6-carboxy-5,6,7,8-tetrahydropterin synthase, with protein MKVAVSRKEHFNSAHRLYNPKWSDEKNDAVFGKCNNPNYHGHNYELIVSVVGEPNTETGYVFDMKILSDLIKEHVLKHFDHKNLNLDTPYFKNLNPTAENIAVVIWRILRQHIDSQYELKIKLYETERNCVEYPAH; from the coding sequence ATGAAAGTTGCTGTTTCGCGAAAAGAACATTTCAACTCCGCTCATCGTCTGTACAACCCGAAATGGAGCGATGAAAAGAACGATGCCGTGTTTGGAAAATGTAACAACCCCAACTATCATGGACATAACTATGAACTTATCGTCAGTGTGGTGGGCGAACCCAATACCGAAACTGGTTATGTCTTCGATATGAAGATCCTCAGTGACCTTATAAAAGAGCACGTCCTGAAACATTTTGACCACAAAAACCTTAACTTAGATACTCCTTATTTTAAAAACCTGAACCCGACAGCTGAGAATATTGCTGTTGTGATCTGGCGGATATTAAGACAGCACATCGACAGTCAGTACGAACTTAAAATCAAACTTTATGAGACAGAAAGAAATTGCGTTGAATATCCAGCCCATTAA
- the folE2_2 gene encoding GTP cyclohydrolase 1 translates to MRQKEIALNIQPIKPEDPDEDHPVSSYETPLREDAFKLSDDEKIEKIEKHFREIMTTLGLDLSDDSLNGTPHRVAKMFVKEAFSGLNPVNRPNARLFENKYKYDQMLVEKDITFYSHCEHHFVPIYGKAHVAYFSSGKVIGLSKINRFVQYFSKRPQVQERLTVQIGKELARVLNTEDVAVVIDANHMCVASRGVVDTNSKTGTAYFSGKFRDENTKREFLNYINTK, encoded by the coding sequence ATGAGACAGAAAGAAATTGCGTTGAATATCCAGCCCATTAAGCCGGAGGATCCAGATGAAGATCACCCTGTCTCATCTTATGAAACTCCTTTGCGGGAAGATGCTTTCAAATTGTCGGATGATGAAAAAATCGAGAAGATAGAAAAGCACTTCCGTGAGATCATGACCACTCTCGGACTAGACCTCAGTGACGATAGCCTCAACGGAACGCCACACCGCGTGGCAAAGATGTTTGTCAAAGAAGCTTTCAGCGGATTGAACCCTGTCAACAGGCCTAATGCGAGATTGTTTGAAAACAAATACAAGTATGACCAAATGCTTGTGGAAAAAGATATCACCTTCTACTCACACTGCGAGCATCATTTCGTTCCGATTTACGGAAAGGCGCATGTTGCTTACTTCTCTTCGGGAAAAGTGATCGGCTTAAGCAAGATCAACCGTTTCGTTCAGTATTTCTCCAAACGTCCGCAGGTACAAGAGCGGCTCACTGTTCAAATCGGAAAAGAACTGGCGCGAGTGCTCAATACAGAAGATGTTGCGGTAGTGATTGATGCTAACCATATGTGTGTCGCTTCACGCGGAGTTGTGGACACCAACAGCAAGACTGGCACTGCTTATTTCTCCGGGAAGTTCAGGGACGAAAACACGAAGCGTGAATTCCTGAATTACATCAATACCAAGTAA
- a CDS encoding tRNA (N(6)-L-threonylcarbamoyladenosine(37)-C(2))-methylthiotran sferase MtaB: protein MKKVAFYTLGCKLNYSETSTIARKFEEKGYLRTEFTDTPDIFIINTCSVTENADKKCRKVVREARAISPNAYVAIIGCYAQLKPKEISEIPGVDAVLGAAEKFRLIELLDGFVRPAKAEVFSSEIESAKSFNTSYSLFDRTRTFLKVQDGCDYSCAFCTIPLARGSSRSDSIQNILKTANEIAQTEVKEVVLTGVNTGDFGLQNGERRERFVDLVRELDTVEEIERFRISSIEPNLLHDEILEFVAQSNRFVPHFHVPLQSGSNKILRLMRRRYLRELYAARVEKIKSLMPYACIGVDVIVGFPGETHEDFLDTYKFLNELDISYLHVFTYSERDNTLAATMPDSVPMSERHERSRMLHILSDKKRRVFYEANLGKEFTVLFENDIEDGMMHGFTENYIRVAAKYDPILINELKLVRLTSVSEKGPVLVDEVENSVLA from the coding sequence ATGAAGAAAGTGGCCTTTTATACGCTGGGATGCAAGCTCAATTACTCTGAGACTTCTACTATTGCCCGAAAATTTGAAGAAAAAGGATACCTCAGAACCGAGTTCACGGATACACCTGATATCTTCATCATTAATACCTGCTCCGTTACTGAAAATGCAGACAAGAAATGCAGAAAGGTAGTACGTGAGGCCCGGGCAATTTCTCCAAATGCCTACGTGGCAATCATCGGTTGCTATGCGCAATTAAAACCAAAAGAAATCTCTGAAATTCCAGGAGTAGACGCTGTACTAGGCGCGGCAGAAAAGTTCCGGCTTATCGAACTGCTCGATGGTTTCGTCCGACCTGCAAAAGCTGAGGTGTTCAGCTCGGAAATAGAATCAGCCAAAAGCTTCAATACATCCTATTCGCTGTTCGACCGGACCCGTACTTTTTTAAAAGTACAAGACGGTTGTGATTATTCGTGTGCGTTCTGCACCATTCCTTTGGCCAGGGGCAGCAGCCGCAGTGACAGTATTCAGAACATACTCAAGACTGCAAATGAGATCGCTCAAACCGAAGTGAAGGAGGTTGTTCTTACCGGAGTGAATACGGGGGATTTCGGTTTGCAAAATGGCGAGCGCAGAGAACGGTTCGTAGATCTTGTCAGGGAACTTGATACTGTCGAAGAAATTGAACGATTCCGGATTTCTTCTATCGAGCCCAATTTGCTTCATGATGAAATTCTGGAATTCGTGGCTCAATCCAACCGATTTGTTCCCCACTTCCATGTTCCACTACAATCCGGATCGAATAAAATCCTGAGACTCATGCGAAGGAGATATCTGCGTGAGTTGTATGCCGCACGGGTTGAAAAAATAAAATCACTAATGCCTTATGCATGTATCGGGGTTGACGTCATTGTTGGATTTCCGGGTGAAACACACGAAGATTTTTTGGATACCTACAAATTCCTTAACGAATTAGATATCTCCTATCTCCATGTATTTACCTATTCAGAGCGCGACAATACCTTAGCTGCGACCATGCCTGATTCTGTTCCGATGAGCGAGCGTCACGAGCGTTCGCGAATGCTACACATACTCTCCGATAAAAAAAGAAGGGTCTTTTACGAGGCAAATCTCGGAAAGGAGTTTACAGTTCTTTTTGAGAACGATATCGAAGACGGCATGATGCACGGGTTCACTGAAAACTATATTCGTGTTGCGGCAAAATACGACCCTATACTCATTAACGAACTCAAACTTGTTCGACTGACATCTGTGTCCGAGAAAGGGCCGGTACTGGTTGATGAGGTTGAGAATTCAGTTCTGGCTTAA